In Alistipes sp. ZOR0009, a single genomic region encodes these proteins:
- a CDS encoding phospholipase D family protein: MAEFLTTNGTSYRIETIIMEAKNTLTLVSPYLQLSKTFYERIKDASNRKVKIRIIYGKDDLKPNEKNSLAELVNVELYFFENLHAKCYFNDEDMVITSMNMYEFSEKNNREMGVYISKTADPTLYKKASDEAQSMIQSSEIIQLAKTKREFYKDRNPQVENSNVGKYSKKPDRGYCIRCKTRIPYDIDRPYCWNCYNVWAQFGNPFYEENACHACGEYEMATMDKPLCVDCFRKYEK; this comes from the coding sequence ATGGCTGAGTTTTTAACGACAAATGGTACTTCCTATCGAATTGAAACGATAATAATGGAAGCCAAAAATACGCTGACACTTGTTTCTCCATACTTACAGCTCTCAAAAACGTTCTACGAGAGGATTAAGGATGCCTCCAACCGGAAGGTGAAAATTAGAATTATATATGGCAAGGACGATTTGAAGCCGAACGAAAAAAATTCGCTAGCGGAATTGGTTAACGTAGAGCTCTACTTCTTTGAGAATCTTCATGCAAAGTGTTACTTCAACGATGAGGATATGGTAATAACCTCGATGAACATGTACGAGTTCTCTGAGAAAAACAACCGCGAAATGGGAGTCTATATAAGCAAGACTGCCGACCCTACACTATACAAAAAGGCAAGCGACGAAGCCCAGTCAATGATTCAGTCGTCGGAGATAATACAGCTGGCAAAAACCAAACGAGAGTTTTATAAGGATAGGAATCCACAAGTAGAAAATAGCAATGTAGGTAAGTATAGCAAAAAACCTGACAGAGGTTACTGTATAAGGTGTAAGACTAGAATACCTTACGATATTGATAGACCCTACTGTTGGAACTGCTACAATGTATGGGCTCAGTTTGGTAATCCATTTTATGAGGAGAATGCTTGTCATGCTTGCGGAGAGTACGAAATGGCAACAATGGATAAGCCCTTGTGTGTTGATTGTTTTAGAAAATATGAGAAATAG
- a CDS encoding endonuclease NucS domain-containing protein produces the protein MKRYYRVMLGAKSVHAEECKSGSFIGADFSITEDLTMSLHENWKDFNRQFIPIWMAGHPEKGKVSAGLSCGALWTIAKGITKGDIVLCPNGEGSYMVGEVTSNYVYNPEGVLPHRRSVNWHQNTISRSDMSDALRNSAGSIGTVSDISKYAAEIESLIGNIQISTIISTDETVEDPATFALEKYLEEFLVSNWKHTLLGKEYDIFEEDGELVGQQYPSDTGPIDILAVSKDKSTLLVVELKKGRASDNVVGQIQRYMGYVKEELAEPSQQVKGIIIALEDDQRIKRALAVANNIEFYRYEISFRLHKN, from the coding sequence ATGAAAAGATACTATAGAGTAATGCTAGGGGCCAAAAGCGTACACGCAGAGGAGTGTAAAAGTGGTTCTTTTATTGGGGCCGACTTTAGCATTACCGAAGACCTCACTATGTCGCTACATGAAAACTGGAAGGATTTTAACCGACAGTTTATACCAATATGGATGGCCGGACATCCCGAGAAGGGAAAGGTTTCCGCTGGTCTTTCGTGTGGTGCATTATGGACTATAGCAAAGGGTATTACTAAAGGCGATATTGTGCTTTGTCCGAATGGCGAAGGCTCCTATATGGTTGGCGAGGTTACGTCGAACTATGTTTATAATCCGGAGGGAGTGCTGCCGCATCGTCGTTCGGTAAATTGGCATCAAAACACCATAAGTCGCTCGGACATGAGCGATGCGCTTCGCAACTCAGCAGGTTCTATTGGTACGGTAAGCGATATTAGTAAGTATGCTGCCGAGATAGAGAGTTTAATAGGCAATATACAGATATCAACCATAATTTCTACTGACGAAACGGTAGAAGATCCCGCCACTTTTGCGCTAGAAAAGTACCTTGAGGAATTCTTGGTAAGTAATTGGAAGCACACCCTACTTGGCAAAGAGTACGATATTTTTGAGGAGGATGGGGAACTCGTGGGGCAACAATACCCTAGCGACACAGGTCCAATAGATATACTAGCGGTAAGTAAGGATAAGTCTACCCTGTTGGTTGTCGAGTTAAAGAAGGGACGCGCAAGCGACAATGTGGTAGGGCAGATTCAGCGGTATATGGGCTACGTAAAGGAGGAGCTGGCAGAGCCATCGCAGCAGGTAAAGGGTATAATAATAGCCCTAGAAGATGACCAGCGAATTAAGCGAGCGCTTGCAGTTGCCAATAACATCGAGTTTTATAGATACGAGATTAGCTTTAGGCTGCATAAGAACTAG